A stretch of the Opitutaceae bacterium genome encodes the following:
- a CDS encoding sigma-70 family RNA polymerase sigma factor has translation MRQQAVGDRELLQRISQDDESALELLLSRYYTPLGSFAQSLLRRRDLADEAVSNVFLSIWRRRKTLSVRTKVRAYLFAAVGNQSFNLRRSELPKGMVFLDDSLTQDLVDERRVDEALLYQEFQQQVNLLLEKMPPQRQLIFRLNRIEGRRYSEIAETLGLAESTVQNHMVQAVKQLAPELPTFQRAMQRANKGS, from the coding sequence CCGTTGGTGACAGGGAACTCCTCCAGCGAATCAGCCAGGATGATGAGAGCGCGCTTGAGCTGTTGCTTTCCCGCTACTACACCCCGTTGGGGAGCTTTGCCCAAAGCCTACTGAGACGTCGGGACCTGGCGGACGAAGCGGTATCGAATGTGTTTCTTAGCATTTGGCGGAGACGGAAAACGCTTTCGGTGCGGACCAAGGTGCGGGCCTATTTGTTTGCCGCGGTTGGGAATCAATCCTTCAACCTCCGCCGAAGTGAGCTGCCGAAAGGGATGGTCTTCTTGGATGATTCGCTCACCCAAGACCTCGTTGATGAGCGCCGTGTAGACGAAGCCCTTTTGTATCAGGAGTTTCAACAACAGGTTAACCTGCTACTCGAAAAGATGCCGCCCCAACGCCAGCTCATCTTTCGCCTCAACCGTATCGAAGGCCGTCGCTACAGCGAAATCGCCGAGACTTTGGGATTGGCGGAATCCACCGTTCAAAATCACATGGTGCAAGCGGTCAAGCAACTCGCCCCGGAGCTGCCCACTTTCCAGCGAGCCATGCAGCGCGCAAACAAAGGGTCATAA